Proteins from one Piscinibacter lacus genomic window:
- a CDS encoding glycosyltransferase family 9 protein: protein MVVSQTVRILIVRMSALGDVIMASGLIPALRARWPDAHISWLVEPAAAPLLREHPRLDQIIVWPRSEWQKLWVSGQRIQVLRSALALRKQLRAKRFDLAIDAQSLLKSGLWAWCSGAPRRLALKGREPSHWLATETLTLSPALPQEALMGREYRALARHLGAPEAAFQPDLVLRAEARAQAGTALTAAGLAPGQAHAVFCPWTTRPQKHWFETEWQALGAQARAAGLVPVLLGGPAEAEASAVLAARMPGSLSLAGRLPLDASLAVIASARLLVGVDTGLTHAGTALKVPTVALFGSTRPYLDAGLPTTRVLYSGRSCSPCRRRPSCDGRFDCMRDHTAESVWAAAEAVLAAAEPARRRPILPLNPA, encoded by the coding sequence ATGGTAGTGAGTCAAACCGTCCGCATCCTGATCGTCCGCATGTCGGCGCTGGGCGACGTGATCATGGCCTCGGGACTGATCCCGGCGCTGCGCGCGCGCTGGCCGGATGCCCACATCAGCTGGCTGGTCGAGCCCGCAGCAGCCCCGTTGCTGCGGGAGCATCCGAGACTCGATCAGATCATCGTCTGGCCCCGAAGCGAATGGCAGAAGCTGTGGGTTAGCGGTCAGAGGATCCAGGTGCTTCGCAGCGCCCTCGCCTTGCGAAAGCAGTTGCGTGCAAAACGCTTCGATCTGGCGATCGATGCACAAAGCCTGCTCAAGAGTGGGCTGTGGGCCTGGTGTAGCGGTGCCCCGCGGCGGCTGGCCCTCAAGGGCCGCGAGCCCTCGCACTGGCTGGCCACCGAAACCCTCACCCTGTCCCCGGCCTTGCCGCAAGAGGCGCTGATGGGCCGCGAGTACCGCGCCCTGGCCCGCCACCTCGGCGCACCCGAGGCCGCCTTCCAGCCCGACCTGGTGCTGCGTGCCGAGGCCCGGGCCCAGGCCGGGACCGCCCTGACCGCCGCCGGCCTGGCCCCCGGCCAGGCCCACGCGGTGTTCTGCCCCTGGACGACGCGGCCGCAGAAGCACTGGTTCGAGACCGAATGGCAGGCTCTGGGGGCCCAGGCGCGCGCCGCCGGCCTCGTGCCGGTGCTGCTCGGCGGGCCGGCCGAGGCCGAGGCCTCGGCCGTGCTGGCGGCCCGCATGCCCGGCAGCCTCAGCCTGGCCGGCCGCCTGCCGCTGGATGCCAGCCTGGCCGTCATCGCCTCGGCCCGGCTGCTGGTCGGCGTCGACACCGGCCTGACCCATGCCGGCACCGCGCTGAAGGTGCCGACCGTCGCTCTGTTCGGCTCGACTCGGCCCTACCTCGATGCCGGCCTGCCCACCACCCGCGTGCTCTACAGTGGCCGAAGCTGCTCGCCCTGCCGCCGCCGGCCGAGCTGCGACGGCCGCTTCGACTGCATGCGCGACCACACGGCCGAATCCGTCTGGGCTGCCGCCGAAGCCGTGCTGGCCGCTGCCGAGCCGGCCCGGCGCCGGCCCATCCTGCCCCTGAACCCCGCATGA
- a CDS encoding 2OG-Fe dioxygenase family protein, with protein MIVDLQTPIAPAVAVDRLIQQGFATLTPEALAQLAGLSLAQLDALHPHWAALPPDRHLKDGGRYRHRRHGCYVQTLPQNLARCDLSALSAGLQATPHRAHWQPTTYNALHGGMERWFDPLEPELAANPSWTTLIAAIGGLFAQRRAPEDGRWWIETHPFRIDTRDGVGRPTPEGAHRDGVDFVAVLLVERHAVIGGETRVFEAGGTGGVRFTLQRPWSALLLDDARVVHESTPIQPADANGQPLPPEAVAREGHRDTLVLTYRSGGFQAPGGR; from the coding sequence ATGATCGTCGACCTCCAAACCCCCATCGCCCCGGCCGTCGCCGTCGACCGCCTGATCCAGCAGGGCTTTGCCACGCTCACGCCGGAGGCCCTGGCCCAGCTCGCCGGGCTCAGCCTGGCGCAGTTGGATGCGCTGCATCCGCACTGGGCCGCGCTGCCGCCGGACCGTCACCTCAAGGACGGCGGCCGCTACCGCCACCGCCGCCACGGCTGCTATGTGCAGACCCTGCCGCAGAACCTGGCCCGCTGCGACCTGAGCGCGCTGTCGGCCGGCCTCCAAGCCACGCCGCACCGCGCGCACTGGCAGCCGACCACCTACAACGCGCTGCACGGCGGCATGGAACGCTGGTTCGATCCGCTGGAGCCGGAGCTGGCCGCCAATCCGAGCTGGACGACGCTGATCGCCGCGATCGGCGGCCTGTTCGCCCAGCGCCGCGCGCCCGAGGACGGCCGCTGGTGGATCGAGACCCATCCCTTCCGCATCGACACCCGTGACGGCGTCGGCCGGCCGACGCCCGAGGGCGCGCACCGCGACGGGGTGGACTTCGTCGCCGTGCTGCTCGTCGAGCGCCATGCGGTGATCGGCGGCGAAACCCGTGTCTTCGAGGCCGGCGGCACCGGCGGCGTGCGCTTCACCCTGCAACGGCCCTGGAGCGCACTGCTGCTGGATGACGCCCGGGTCGTGCACGAAAGCACGCCCATCCAGCCCGCCGATGCCAACGGCCAGCCGCTGCCGCCCGAGGCCGTGGCCCGCGAAGGCCACCGCGACACCCTGGTGCTGACCTACCGCAGCGGCGGCTTCCAGGCCCCGGGCGGGCGCTGA
- the msbA gene encoding lipid A export permease/ATP-binding protein MsbA, translating into MSSPASPSHPVLGAAERRTLMLRLLALTRPHWSIFGLGLVAMAIYAATEAAIPALLKELLDGSFVAKDPAAVLRTPLLLVLLFLIRGVSDFAHTAALNDVATRLVLELRRQVFAKLLRLPASHFDAQPSAKLISLLTYNSQQVSPIITTVLLTVVKDSLTVLGLLAYMLYLDWKLALVFFAVLPVIAWVIRTVSRRLRGLSHKQQGSMGELNHVLREVSEGQQEIKVFGAAAYEEARFDRIAQSLRRTTMKVVTTSAANGPIVQLIAVLALAVIILYATLQSQQQGLTVGGFVSFFGAMALLLAPLKRLSNVNEPLQRGLAAAASIFEVLDAPAEPDTGTRRLEGRARGALRFEGLRFRYAGAEREALAGIDLAIEPGETVALVGASGGGKSTLMAMIPRFYEPGAGRITLDGIDLRELPLAELRGQIALVTQQVVLFDDSVAANIAYGRQGESTRAAVEAAAEAAHAMDFIRALPEGLDTVIGENGARLSGGQRQRLSIARALLKDAPILLLDEATSALDTESERVVQAALDNLRRGRTTLVIAHRLSTIANADRIVVLDEGRIAEVGSHDQLLAASGLYARLHRLQFGEGAQAAVAQSARDFP; encoded by the coding sequence ATGTCCTCCCCCGCCTCCCCTTCCCACCCGGTGCTTGGCGCCGCCGAGCGCCGCACCCTGATGCTGCGCCTGCTGGCCCTGACCCGGCCGCACTGGTCCATCTTCGGCCTGGGCCTGGTGGCGATGGCGATCTATGCCGCCACCGAAGCCGCGATCCCGGCACTGCTCAAGGAGCTGCTCGACGGCAGCTTCGTCGCCAAGGACCCGGCCGCCGTGCTGCGCACGCCGCTGCTGCTGGTGCTGCTTTTCCTGATCCGCGGTGTGTCGGACTTCGCCCACACCGCCGCGCTGAACGATGTGGCCACCCGCCTGGTGCTGGAGCTGCGCCGCCAGGTCTTCGCCAAGCTGCTGCGCCTGCCGGCCAGCCACTTCGATGCCCAGCCCAGCGCCAAGCTGATCTCGCTGCTGACCTACAACAGCCAGCAGGTCAGCCCCATCATCACCACCGTGCTGCTGACCGTGGTGAAAGACAGCCTGACCGTGCTGGGCCTGCTGGCCTACATGCTCTACCTGGACTGGAAGCTGGCCCTGGTCTTCTTCGCGGTGCTGCCGGTGATCGCCTGGGTGATCCGCACCGTCAGCCGGCGCCTGCGCGGCCTCAGCCACAAGCAGCAGGGCTCGATGGGCGAGCTCAACCATGTGCTGCGCGAGGTCAGCGAGGGCCAGCAGGAGATCAAGGTCTTCGGCGCCGCCGCCTACGAAGAGGCCCGCTTCGACCGCATCGCCCAGAGCCTGCGCCGCACCACGATGAAGGTGGTCACCACCTCGGCGGCCAACGGGCCCATCGTGCAGCTCATCGCCGTGCTGGCGCTGGCGGTGATCATCCTCTACGCCACCTTGCAGTCGCAGCAGCAGGGCCTGACGGTGGGCGGCTTCGTCAGCTTCTTCGGCGCGATGGCGCTGCTGCTGGCGCCGCTCAAGCGCCTGTCGAATGTGAACGAGCCGCTGCAGCGCGGCCTGGCCGCCGCGGCCAGCATCTTCGAGGTGCTGGATGCCCCGGCCGAGCCCGACACCGGCACCCGCCGGCTCGAAGGCCGCGCCCGCGGAGCGCTTCGCTTCGAAGGCCTGCGCTTCCGCTACGCCGGCGCCGAGCGCGAGGCCCTGGCCGGCATCGACCTCGCCATCGAGCCGGGCGAGACCGTGGCCCTGGTCGGCGCCTCGGGCGGCGGCAAGTCCACGCTGATGGCCATGATCCCGCGCTTCTACGAGCCTGGGGCCGGCCGCATCACGCTGGACGGCATCGACCTGCGCGAACTGCCGCTGGCCGAGCTGCGCGGCCAGATCGCCCTGGTCACCCAGCAGGTCGTGCTGTTCGACGACAGCGTGGCCGCCAACATCGCCTACGGCCGCCAGGGCGAGAGCACGCGCGCCGCCGTCGAGGCCGCCGCCGAGGCCGCGCATGCGATGGACTTCATCCGCGCCCTGCCCGAGGGCCTGGACACCGTGATCGGCGAGAACGGCGCGCGGCTCTCCGGCGGCCAGCGCCAGCGCCTGTCGATCGCCCGCGCGCTGCTCAAGGACGCGCCCATCCTGCTGCTTGACGAAGCCACCTCCGCGCTCGACACCGAGAGCGAGCGCGTCGTGCAGGCCGCGCTCGACAACCTGCGCCGCGGCCGCACCACCCTCGTCATCGCCCACCGCCTGTCGACCATCGCCAATGCCGACCGCATCGTCGTACTCGACGAAGGCCGCATCGCCGAGGTCGGCAGCCACGATCAGTTGCTGGCCGCGAGCGGGCTGTATGCGCGGCTGCACCGGCTGCAGTTCGGCGAGGGCGCACAGGCTGCGGTCGCTCAATCAGCCAGGGACTTTCCTTGA
- a CDS encoding glutaredoxin family protein has protein sequence MTSAEASARPGKRWREWLALALAAGVGWGASQFWGARQAEQARAELAARARPGEILMFSATWCGVCKQAHRWLQEAGVPYLACEVDVDPQCRERWQALGGGGTPLFLVKGQTVLGFRPERLAEALKDAGAAPR, from the coding sequence ATGACAAGCGCCGAGGCCTCCGCCCGCCCGGGCAAGCGCTGGCGCGAGTGGCTGGCCCTGGCCCTGGCGGCGGGCGTCGGCTGGGGCGCCTCGCAGTTCTGGGGCGCGCGCCAGGCCGAGCAGGCCCGCGCTGAACTGGCCGCCCGCGCGCGGCCGGGCGAGATCCTGATGTTCTCCGCCACCTGGTGCGGCGTCTGCAAGCAGGCCCACCGCTGGTTGCAGGAAGCCGGCGTGCCCTATCTGGCCTGCGAGGTCGATGTCGACCCGCAGTGCCGCGAGCGCTGGCAGGCCCTGGGGGGCGGCGGGACGCCGCTCTTCCTCGTCAAGGGCCAGACGGTGCTGGGCTTCCGGCCCGAGCGACTGGCCGAGGCGCTCAAGGACGCGGGCGCGGCCCCGCGCTGA
- a CDS encoding DesA family fatty acid desaturase, with translation MDLLATVWYGLIDGLAHGATHASLWQVVVYTLAVTHITIAGVTLYLHRSQAHRALDLHPIVSHFFRFWLWLSTGMVTKEWVAIHRKHHAKCETEDDPHSPQTRGIKKVLLEGAELYRAEAKNQETLSKYSHGAPDDWIERNLYTRYSWQGVGLMLLINVGLFGAIGLTIWAIQMLWIPIHAAGIINGLGHFWGYRNYEAPDASTNVSPWGLIIGGEELHNNHHTYPTSAKFSVKPYEFDVGWMYITVLSWFGLAKARKTIPALKLGTVKAQADAKTLEALIANRYELMARYGRELQKACLSELARLKAEGHQHSAQWSRLNLARRWLHRDDERIPHDVRPEVAQAVADHPALSQLHTMREELRQLWTRTNVSAEQLVHDLQVWCRKAETSGNAALANFAQRLRAAHA, from the coding sequence ATGGATTTACTCGCCACTGTCTGGTACGGCCTGATCGATGGCTTGGCGCATGGGGCCACCCACGCCAGCCTCTGGCAGGTGGTGGTCTACACCCTCGCGGTGACCCACATCACCATCGCCGGGGTCACGCTCTACCTGCACCGCTCGCAGGCGCACCGCGCACTGGACCTCCATCCGATCGTCAGCCACTTCTTCCGTTTCTGGCTCTGGCTGAGCACCGGCATGGTCACCAAGGAATGGGTCGCCATCCACCGCAAGCACCACGCCAAGTGCGAGACCGAGGACGACCCGCACAGCCCGCAGACCCGCGGCATCAAGAAGGTGCTGCTGGAAGGCGCGGAGCTCTATCGCGCCGAAGCCAAGAACCAGGAAACGCTGAGTAAGTACAGCCATGGCGCCCCGGACGACTGGATCGAGCGCAACCTCTACACCCGCTACAGCTGGCAGGGCGTGGGCCTGATGCTGCTGATCAACGTCGGCCTGTTCGGCGCGATCGGCCTGACGATCTGGGCCATCCAGATGCTGTGGATCCCCATCCATGCCGCCGGCATCATCAACGGCCTGGGCCATTTCTGGGGCTACCGCAACTACGAGGCGCCGGACGCCTCGACCAATGTCTCGCCCTGGGGCCTGATCATTGGTGGCGAAGAGCTGCACAACAACCACCACACCTATCCGACCTCGGCAAAGTTCTCGGTCAAGCCCTATGAGTTCGACGTGGGCTGGATGTACATCACCGTGCTGTCCTGGTTCGGCCTGGCCAAGGCGCGCAAGACCATCCCGGCGCTGAAGCTCGGCACCGTCAAGGCCCAGGCCGATGCGAAGACGCTGGAAGCGCTGATCGCCAACCGCTACGAGCTGATGGCCCGCTACGGCCGCGAGCTGCAGAAGGCCTGCCTGAGCGAGCTGGCCCGCCTGAAGGCCGAAGGCCATCAGCACAGCGCGCAGTGGTCGCGCCTGAACCTGGCCCGCCGCTGGCTGCACCGCGACGACGAGCGCATCCCGCACGATGTGCGCCCCGAGGTCGCCCAGGCCGTGGCCGATCACCCGGCCCTGAGCCAGCTCCACACCATGCGCGAGGAACTGCGCCAGCTCTGGACCCGCACCAATGTGTCGGCCGAGCAGCTCGTGCACGACCTGCAGGTCTGGTGCCGCAAGGCCGAGACCAGCGGCAACGCGGCCCTGGCCAACTTTGCGCAGCGCCTGCGCGCGGCCCACGCCTGA
- the plsY gene encoding glycerol-3-phosphate 1-O-acyltransferase PlsY, protein MDWMAPLAAIAAAYLLGSISFAVIVSRAFGLADPRSYGSGNPGATNVLRSGRKAAALLTLLLDAFKGVLPVLAVRGLAPELGEPLVAAVALAAFLGHLYPVFFGFQGGKGVATAAGAIFALNPVLGLATLASFAMVVGFTRFVSLGSMVAAVFAPFYQLLIWGPGPIFLALLAMAFLLIWRHRSNIAKLRAGTEGRLGQKSASSR, encoded by the coding sequence ATGGACTGGATGGCTCCCCTCGCCGCGATCGCCGCGGCCTACCTGCTGGGTTCGATTTCCTTTGCGGTGATCGTCAGCCGCGCCTTCGGCCTGGCCGATCCGCGCAGCTACGGCTCCGGCAACCCCGGCGCGACGAATGTGCTGCGCTCCGGCCGCAAGGCTGCGGCCCTGCTCACCCTGCTGCTCGATGCCTTCAAGGGCGTGCTGCCGGTGCTGGCGGTGCGCGGCCTGGCGCCGGAGCTGGGCGAGCCGCTGGTGGCGGCGGTCGCGCTCGCGGCCTTCCTCGGCCACCTCTACCCGGTCTTCTTCGGTTTCCAGGGCGGCAAGGGCGTGGCCACCGCGGCCGGTGCGATCTTCGCCCTGAACCCGGTGCTGGGCCTGGCGACGCTGGCGAGCTTTGCGATGGTCGTCGGCTTCACCCGCTTCGTGTCCCTGGGCTCGATGGTGGCGGCGGTCTTCGCGCCCTTCTACCAACTGCTGATCTGGGGCCCCGGCCCGATCTTCCTGGCCCTGCTTGCGATGGCCTTCCTGCTCATCTGGCGCCACCGCAGCAACATCGCCAAGCTGCGCGCCGGCACCGAGGGCCGGCTCGGCCAGAAGTCCGCGTCCTCGCGCTGA
- a CDS encoding RidA family protein — MTASSIQRFDTNARLSEMTVAHGFAFLAGQVAGDDSADITGQTQQVLAQIDALLARAGSDKSRILRVEIVLPNLADFPAMNAVWEAWLPAGCAPARATVSAQLARPGWKVEMIVTAAV; from the coding sequence ATGACCGCTTCCAGCATCCAGCGCTTCGACACCAATGCCCGCCTGTCCGAGATGACGGTGGCCCACGGCTTCGCCTTCCTCGCCGGCCAGGTGGCGGGCGACGACAGCGCCGACATCACCGGCCAGACCCAGCAGGTGCTGGCCCAGATCGATGCGCTGCTGGCCCGCGCCGGCAGCGACAAGTCGCGCATCCTGCGCGTCGAGATCGTGCTGCCCAACCTGGCCGATTTCCCGGCGATGAACGCCGTCTGGGAAGCCTGGCTGCCGGCCGGCTGCGCGCCGGCCCGTGCCACCGTCTCGGCCCAACTGGCCCGCCCGGGCTGGAAGGTCGAGATGATCGTCACCGCCGCGGTCTGA
- a CDS encoding glycosyltransferase family A protein, with amino-acid sequence MVASIEKLRRSWRKSPRHWLRSMQHGLLRAVAPLRNELRWQCLLAQRMQSETRRARCAVTLTSYPARYPTLAATIKSLLAQRLRPAEVVLSLYAGDVAALPHQVLALQAHGLRLMVSEDNLKVYLKLIPALRSASDVVWVTADDDIYYPPDWLETLWGAHEAKPDAIVCRRAHVLRWGEDGYLLPYRVWPKRTALGAASDPLFLTGVGGVLYPPGSLHPEVTRSDLFLALSPNADDIWLNAMARRIGTPILRVGPVDEPITWMRSQREGLFRLNARGHNNDECLARMAAHFGPDFLRPQAQGKSLAD; translated from the coding sequence ATGGTTGCGAGCATCGAAAAGCTAAGGCGCTCATGGCGCAAGTCCCCCCGGCATTGGCTTCGGTCGATGCAGCACGGTCTGCTGCGTGCCGTGGCGCCCCTGCGCAATGAGTTGCGCTGGCAATGCCTGCTTGCCCAGCGCATGCAGTCCGAAACACGCAGGGCGCGATGCGCCGTCACGCTGACGAGTTACCCGGCGCGTTATCCCACCCTGGCCGCCACGATCAAGTCCCTCCTGGCGCAGCGGCTGCGGCCCGCTGAGGTCGTACTCAGCCTTTACGCCGGCGACGTTGCCGCCCTGCCGCACCAAGTCCTTGCCCTCCAGGCCCACGGCTTGCGGCTGATGGTCAGCGAGGACAACCTGAAGGTCTACCTCAAGCTCATCCCCGCGTTGCGCAGCGCCAGCGACGTCGTCTGGGTAACTGCCGACGACGATATCTACTACCCGCCTGATTGGCTGGAGACGCTCTGGGGCGCGCACGAAGCAAAGCCCGATGCCATCGTGTGCCGGCGCGCACATGTCCTGCGCTGGGGCGAGGATGGTTACCTGCTGCCCTATCGCGTATGGCCCAAGCGGACGGCGCTTGGCGCGGCGAGCGATCCGCTCTTCTTGACTGGCGTCGGGGGCGTGCTCTATCCGCCGGGCAGCCTTCATCCTGAAGTAACCCGGTCGGACCTTTTCCTGGCCCTGAGTCCCAATGCGGACGACATCTGGCTCAACGCGATGGCGCGCCGCATCGGCACGCCCATCCTGCGCGTTGGACCGGTCGATGAGCCCATCACTTGGATGCGCAGCCAGCGAGAGGGCCTCTTCCGACTCAATGCCCGCGGCCACAACAACGACGAGTGCCTTGCGCGCATGGCGGCGCATTTCGGCCCCGACTTCCTGCGTCCGCAAGCTCAAGGAAAGTCCCTGGCTGATTGA
- a CDS encoding tetratricopeptide repeat protein: protein MKPSPRTPAARPTLRLRHALLALGLGATLLAGPARAALDVDALWDFAQPVRTEQAFREALGRAQGDEALILVTQIARTFTIRGEFANAERELDGIAAKLPTAGAEARVREALERGRILRGQGQGGQARPFFIRALEMARPAGLEALTADAMHSVALVEPTREGRLAWHERTLDYVREAKDARARKWEPAALNNMGITLNEMGRHDLALPVLQKALAIYQQQGLAPAIRGGRWLVAHTQRMSGDLKAAQAGFESLEKDDAAAGIADRYVLNELASVHEARGDAAAAEAYRKKSQAVAR, encoded by the coding sequence ATGAAGCCTTCCCCCCGAACCCCGGCCGCGCGGCCGACTTTGCGCCTGCGCCATGCCCTGCTGGCCCTGGGCCTGGGCGCCACCCTGCTGGCCGGCCCCGCCCGGGCCGCGCTGGATGTGGATGCCCTCTGGGACTTCGCCCAGCCCGTGCGCACCGAGCAGGCCTTCCGCGAGGCCCTGGGCCGTGCGCAGGGCGACGAGGCGCTGATCCTCGTGACGCAGATCGCGCGCACTTTCACCATCCGCGGCGAATTCGCCAATGCCGAGCGTGAGCTGGACGGCATCGCCGCCAAGCTGCCGACCGCCGGGGCGGAGGCGCGGGTGCGCGAGGCGCTGGAGCGCGGCCGCATCCTGCGCGGCCAGGGGCAGGGCGGCCAGGCGCGGCCCTTCTTCATCCGGGCGCTGGAGATGGCGCGGCCGGCCGGCCTGGAGGCCCTGACGGCCGATGCCATGCATTCCGTCGCCCTGGTCGAGCCGACCCGCGAAGGCCGCCTGGCCTGGCATGAGCGCACGCTCGACTACGTGCGCGAGGCCAAGGACGCTCGCGCCCGCAAGTGGGAGCCCGCGGCCCTGAACAATATGGGCATCACCCTCAACGAGATGGGCCGCCACGATCTGGCGCTGCCGGTGCTGCAGAAGGCGCTGGCGATCTACCAGCAGCAGGGCCTGGCGCCGGCCATCCGCGGCGGCCGCTGGCTGGTGGCCCACACCCAGCGCATGAGCGGCGACCTGAAAGCCGCGCAGGCGGGCTTCGAATCGCTGGAGAAGGACGATGCCGCCGCCGGCATCGCCGACCGCTACGTGCTCAATGAGCTGGCCTCGGTGCACGAGGCGCGTGGCGATGCGGCGGCGGCCGAGGCCTATCGCAAGAAGTCGCAGGCGGTCGCGCGCTGA
- a CDS encoding L-threonylcarbamoyladenylate synthase, with amino-acid sequence MAQHFELHPQDPQPRLLRQAAQILHRGGLAAIPTDSSYAFVCHLDDKDAATALRRLRGIDEKHHLTLLCRDLAELATYARVDNRQYRLLKSATPGAYTFILEATKEVPRRLSHPQRRTIGLRVPAHRVTQALLEELGQPLLATTLIPAGETEPLNEAEAIRSRYEKLIDAVLDAGACPMQPTTVVDLSGGEIALVRAGAGPLAPLGLG; translated from the coding sequence ATGGCCCAGCATTTCGAACTGCATCCCCAGGATCCGCAGCCCCGGCTGCTGCGTCAGGCCGCGCAAATCCTGCATCGTGGCGGCCTGGCCGCGATCCCGACCGACTCCAGCTATGCCTTCGTCTGCCATCTCGACGACAAGGACGCCGCCACCGCGCTGCGTCGCCTGCGCGGCATCGACGAGAAGCATCACCTGACCCTGCTGTGCCGCGACCTGGCCGAGCTGGCCACCTACGCCCGGGTCGACAACCGCCAGTACCGGCTGCTGAAGTCGGCCACGCCCGGCGCCTACACCTTCATCCTGGAAGCGACCAAGGAGGTGCCGCGGCGCCTCTCGCACCCGCAACGTCGCACCATCGGCCTGCGCGTGCCCGCGCACCGGGTCACGCAGGCACTGCTGGAGGAACTGGGCCAGCCCCTGCTGGCGACCACGCTGATCCCGGCCGGCGAGACCGAGCCGCTCAACGAGGCCGAGGCCATCCGCAGCCGCTACGAGAAGCTGATCGATGCCGTGCTGGATGCCGGCGCCTGCCCCATGCAGCCGACCACGGTGGTCGACCTGAGCGGGGGCGAGATCGCGCTGGTGCGGGCCGGCGCGGGGCCGCTGGCGCCGCTGGGCCTGGGCTGA
- a CDS encoding RsmB/NOP family class I SAM-dependent RNA methyltransferase: MSPSALLASVTELLRAVLKLDAPADGIVSRHFRDQRSLGSRERHLLAETTYTVLRLKARLAHLAQSGRGPLERRLALLAWVGPESMLEAACTPEEYAWARHARAIDPATLPDPQRHNLPDWLATPLRERLGEEDFWALVEACNRSAPLDLRVNALKARREEVQQQLAEAGIEAQPTPWSPWGLRVEGKPALQRLPVFTEGLVEVQDEGSQLLALLTEARRSEMVADFCAGAGGKTLALGAMMRSTGRLYAFDTAGHRLEALKPRMARSGLSNVYPAQIAHARDERIKRLTGKLDRVLVDAPCSGLGTLRRNPDLKWRQTPQALAELQEKQRAILASAARLLKPGGRLVYATCSLLEEENEAIAEAFSAAHPAFVPVAAAEVLARARIENIDTLVRGPHLRLWPQRHGTDGFFAAVWDRKA; this comes from the coding sequence ATGTCTCCTTCTGCCCTGCTGGCGTCGGTGACGGAGCTGCTACGCGCCGTCCTGAAGCTCGACGCCCCGGCCGATGGCATCGTCTCGCGGCACTTCCGCGATCAACGCAGCCTCGGCAGCCGCGAGCGTCATCTGCTCGCTGAAACCACCTACACCGTCCTGCGGCTCAAGGCCCGGCTCGCGCACCTCGCGCAGTCCGGCCGCGGTCCGCTGGAGCGGCGCCTGGCCCTGCTGGCCTGGGTCGGTCCCGAGTCCATGCTGGAGGCGGCCTGCACGCCCGAGGAATACGCCTGGGCCCGCCACGCCCGCGCGATCGACCCGGCCACCCTGCCCGACCCGCAGCGCCACAACCTGCCCGACTGGCTGGCCACGCCGCTGCGCGAGCGCCTGGGCGAAGAGGATTTCTGGGCCCTCGTCGAGGCCTGCAACCGCAGTGCGCCGCTGGACCTGCGGGTCAATGCCCTCAAGGCCCGGCGCGAGGAGGTGCAGCAGCAGCTTGCCGAAGCCGGCATCGAGGCCCAGCCGACGCCCTGGTCGCCCTGGGGCCTGCGGGTCGAGGGCAAGCCGGCGCTTCAGCGCCTGCCGGTCTTCACCGAAGGTCTGGTCGAGGTGCAGGACGAGGGCAGCCAGTTGCTGGCCCTGCTGACCGAGGCCCGCCGCAGCGAGATGGTGGCCGACTTCTGCGCCGGCGCCGGCGGCAAGACCCTGGCCCTGGGCGCGATGATGCGCAGCACCGGCCGGCTCTATGCCTTCGACACCGCCGGCCACCGGCTGGAGGCGCTCAAGCCGCGCATGGCGCGCAGCGGCCTGTCCAATGTCTATCCGGCGCAGATTGCCCATGCGCGCGACGAGCGGATCAAGCGCCTGACGGGCAAGCTCGACCGGGTGCTGGTCGATGCGCCCTGCTCCGGCCTCGGCACGCTGCGCCGCAATCCCGACTTGAAATGGCGCCAGACGCCGCAGGCCCTGGCCGAGCTGCAGGAAAAGCAGCGCGCCATCCTGGCCAGCGCGGCCCGCTTGCTCAAGCCCGGCGGCCGCCTGGTCTACGCCACTTGCAGCCTGCTCGAAGAAGAGAACGAGGCCATCGCCGAGGCCTTCAGCGCAGCTCATCCGGCCTTCGTGCCGGTCGCGGCGGCCGAGGTGCTGGCCCGCGCCCGGATCGAGAACATCGACACCCTGGTGCGCGGCCCCCACCTGCGGCTGTGGCCGCAACGGCACGGCACCGACGGCTTCTTTGCCGCCGTCTGGGACCGCAAGGCCTGA